The Maritimibacter sp. DP1N21-5 sequence CCCGAGCCTGCCCCGGAACCGGAGCCGGAACCCGAACCGGTGCCGCAGCCGGTCCCGGCGCCCGCACCGGCGCCTGCACCGGAGCCCTCGTTCCCGGCCCCATCGGCATCCGGCGGCACCTTGGGCAGCTCCGGGCTTTACTGACACGCGACCGCGCTGATCGGAAAAAAGGGCCGTCCCACCGGGCGGCCCTTTCACATGTCACGGATGGCGGGGCGCCCCGCCGGGGGTCAGTGACCGCCCTCGATCTTGTTGATCTTCAGGATCTTCATCATCGTCTTTTCATACCACGGCTCGCTCACGCCTTTTTTCACCTTGCGGATGAAATACCATTCGAACGCGAGCTTGGCCCAATGCACCCAGCGCCCTTCCGAGGTCCAATTCACGTTGCGCGGCGGGTTCTGCGGCATGGCGAGGAAGGCCGCACCCCGGTCGCCGAAGTCGGCAAGGCAGAGCGCGTTCCACGACGGCAGGTTGTTGGGCTCTTCGCCGCGCAGGACGCGCGGCAGGTTATGCGCCGTCGCCGTCACCATGCTTTCGATCATGAAGCCGGTCTTGGGCACTCCGGTCGGCACCGGTGTCGCCACGGGCGGGGCAATGGCGATGGCCACGCCGATCCCGAAGATGTTGCGGTATTTCGGATTGCGCTGGTATTCGTCCACGATGATGAAGCCGCGCGGATTGACGAGCCCTTCGATCCCGCGCACCGCCGGTATGCCTCGGAAGGCGGGCAGCATCATCTTGTACTTGGCAGGGACCTCGTGGGTTTTCTTTTCGGTCCCGTCTTCGTTGAACTCGGTTACATGGACCGCTTCCGCCGTGAACCTGTCGGTGCGGGCATTGGTGATCCACTTGATGTCCCGGTCACGCAGCGCGCTTTCCAGCATCCCTTTCGTGTCGCCCACGCCGCCAAGTCCCAGGTGCCCCACATAAGGCTCGGACGTCACGAAGGTCATCGGGACCTTGTGCTTGATCTTGCGCCGGCGCAGGTCGGTGTCGAGGGTGAGAAGATACTCATAGGCCGGGCCGAAGCAGCTCGCCCCCTGCACGGCGCCCACGACGATGGGGCCGGGGTTCTGGCAGAAGGCCTCCCATGTGCCGCCCTTGCCGCCGGATTTCTCGGCGTGCTCGATGGTGCAGACAGAATTCGTATGCGCTTCGGGACCGAAGCCCTCGATCTCGTCGAAGGCAAGCTCCGGCCCGGTCGCGATGATGAGATAATCGTAGGACAGCTCGGCACCGCTTTCGAGCTGGATCTTGTTGTCCTCGGGCAGGAGCTTGGCCGCGCCGTCGCAGATGAACTCGATCCCGCGCCGCTTCATGACCGGAGCCAGATCGACCGTCAGCTCCTTCTTGTTGCGCCAGCCGACGCCCGCCCAGGGATTCGAAGGTGTGAACTGAAAGTAGGGCTTGTTGGATACGAGCGTGATCTTGTCGCTCTTGTTCAAGGTTTCCTTGAGCTCATAGGCCTGGATCGTTCCCCCCAGACCTCCCCCGAGCACGACGATATGTGCCATGACGTTCCTCCCTCCGGCCCCCGACAGGGTGCCGCCCGATCACGACCGGATTGAACCATTCTGTCCAGTTCGCAAGGACGGTATACAGCGGGATGCGCCGAAACGGAAGATCAAATTCAAATGTAGGAATTTGTTTGGGCGGATGATTGCAGTCAGTCCGCCCCTTGGACGTTCAATTATGGCCGTAGCACCCGGTCAGCAGGGCGCCAGCGTGGTTTCGAGCGTGGATGCGAGTTCGCTCCCGCGCTCCATCAGGTCGAAGTCATGGTCGGCCACGACCCATGCCGTGCAGAGCCCCATGCAGGACGAGGTTACAAGACGCGCGATGGCCGCAGCCTCGAGGTCGTTGCGATAGGTCCCGTTGTTCTGACCCTTGGAGATCAGCCGGGCGATCTGGGTGCCGCAGGCGTCGAGCGCGGCAACGATGGCCTTGCGAAGCCCTTCGCTTTCGGCCTGCAACTCCCGCGAGGTGACGATGCTGGGCAGGGCAGGGTAGCTGCGCACAAGCGCAGTCAATTCGCGGATGTAGGTCGACACGGGTTCGTCGCAGTCGGCCACGTCGATGGCGACCGTCTCGATCTGGTTCACGATGCGGGCGCCGACCGCTTCCCAGATTTCGGTCTTGGTGGCGAAGTGCCGGAAGATAGCCGGCTGCGTCACGCCGACGGCATCCGCGAGGTGCTGAGTGGTGACGCGGTCAGGTCCCAGGGCGGCGGAAAGTTCGATGACTGTGTCTACGATCTCCGCCCTCCGGTCTGCCGCGCTCTTGCGTTTGCGCTGCTTTTCCACGGGGGGTCCTTTCTGTGTCATGGAACGGTCGATACAACCAGAAGATACA is a genomic window containing:
- a CDS encoding NAD(P)/FAD-dependent oxidoreductase, which produces MAHIVVLGGGLGGTIQAYELKETLNKSDKITLVSNKPYFQFTPSNPWAGVGWRNKKELTVDLAPVMKRRGIEFICDGAAKLLPEDNKIQLESGAELSYDYLIIATGPELAFDEIEGFGPEAHTNSVCTIEHAEKSGGKGGTWEAFCQNPGPIVVGAVQGASCFGPAYEYLLTLDTDLRRRKIKHKVPMTFVTSEPYVGHLGLGGVGDTKGMLESALRDRDIKWITNARTDRFTAEAVHVTEFNEDGTEKKTHEVPAKYKMMLPAFRGIPAVRGIEGLVNPRGFIIVDEYQRNPKYRNIFGIGVAIAIAPPVATPVPTGVPKTGFMIESMVTATAHNLPRVLRGEEPNNLPSWNALCLADFGDRGAAFLAMPQNPPRNVNWTSEGRWVHWAKLAFEWYFIRKVKKGVSEPWYEKTMMKILKINKIEGGH
- a CDS encoding TetR/AcrR family transcriptional regulator, which encodes MTQKGPPVEKQRKRKSAADRRAEIVDTVIELSAALGPDRVTTQHLADAVGVTQPAIFRHFATKTEIWEAVGARIVNQIETVAIDVADCDEPVSTYIRELTALVRSYPALPSIVTSRELQAESEGLRKAIVAALDACGTQIARLISKGQNNGTYRNDLEAAAIARLVTSSCMGLCTAWVVADHDFDLMERGSELASTLETTLAPC